The Miscanthus floridulus cultivar M001 chromosome 7, ASM1932011v1, whole genome shotgun sequence genome includes a region encoding these proteins:
- the LOC136466959 gene encoding uncharacterized protein isoform X1, protein MMNESFLDRMASQLWSTCNYYTGYPKDLGPSRIIPFTSERQFVQLLHEGRPVLVAFTIKCTYTQHLDKLLEEAAATFYPHVKFVRVECPKYPGFCLTRQWNEYPFVEVFYSPEQAASQGKSVDPNITKYSVKVLPFNYDQSMYGFREYFRKHGFKCSETN, encoded by the exons ATGATGAATGAGTCTTTTCTTGATAGGATGGCTTCCCAACTTTGGTCAACCTGCAA TTACTACACTGGATATCCCAAGGACCTAGGGCCTTCAAGAATTATACCATTCACATCTGAGCGTCAGTTTGTGCAGCTACTGCATGAAGGCAGGCCTGTACTTGTTGCCTTTACTATTAA GTGCACTTATACACAGCATCTTGACAAACTACTGGAAGAGGCTGCTGCTACATTTTATCCGCATGTCAAGTTTGTCAGA GTTGAGTGCCCGAAGTATCCAGGGTTTTGCCTCACCAGGCAATGGAATGAATATCCATTTGTTGAAGTATTTTACAGCCCAGAACAG GCTGCAAGCCAAGGAAAGAGCGTGGATCCTAACATCACAAAGTATTCTGTAAAAGTGCTACCT TTCAACTATGATCAGAGCATGTATGGATTTCGTGAATATTTCAGGAAGCATGGTTTCAAGTGTTCTGAAACAAACTGA
- the LOC136466959 gene encoding uncharacterized protein isoform X3 has product MMNESFLDRMASQLWSTCNYYTGYPKDLGPSRIIPFTSERQFVQLLHEGRPVLVAFTIKCTYTQHLDKLLEEAAATFYPHVKFVRAASQGKSVDPNITKYSVKVLPFNYDQSMYGFREYFRKHGFKCSETN; this is encoded by the exons ATGATGAATGAGTCTTTTCTTGATAGGATGGCTTCCCAACTTTGGTCAACCTGCAA TTACTACACTGGATATCCCAAGGACCTAGGGCCTTCAAGAATTATACCATTCACATCTGAGCGTCAGTTTGTGCAGCTACTGCATGAAGGCAGGCCTGTACTTGTTGCCTTTACTATTAA GTGCACTTATACACAGCATCTTGACAAACTACTGGAAGAGGCTGCTGCTACATTTTATCCGCATGTCAAGTTTGTCAGA GCTGCAAGCCAAGGAAAGAGCGTGGATCCTAACATCACAAAGTATTCTGTAAAAGTGCTACCT TTCAACTATGATCAGAGCATGTATGGATTTCGTGAATATTTCAGGAAGCATGGTTTCAAGTGTTCTGAAACAAACTGA
- the LOC136466959 gene encoding uncharacterized protein isoform X2 yields MMNESFLDRMASQLWSTCNYYTGYPKDLGPSRIIPFTSERQFVQLLHEGRCTYTQHLDKLLEEAAATFYPHVKFVRVECPKYPGFCLTRQWNEYPFVEVFYSPEQAASQGKSVDPNITKYSVKVLPFNYDQSMYGFREYFRKHGFKCSETN; encoded by the exons ATGATGAATGAGTCTTTTCTTGATAGGATGGCTTCCCAACTTTGGTCAACCTGCAA TTACTACACTGGATATCCCAAGGACCTAGGGCCTTCAAGAATTATACCATTCACATCTGAGCGTCAGTTTGTGCAGCTACTGCATGAAGGCAG GTGCACTTATACACAGCATCTTGACAAACTACTGGAAGAGGCTGCTGCTACATTTTATCCGCATGTCAAGTTTGTCAGA GTTGAGTGCCCGAAGTATCCAGGGTTTTGCCTCACCAGGCAATGGAATGAATATCCATTTGTTGAAGTATTTTACAGCCCAGAACAG GCTGCAAGCCAAGGAAAGAGCGTGGATCCTAACATCACAAAGTATTCTGTAAAAGTGCTACCT TTCAACTATGATCAGAGCATGTATGGATTTCGTGAATATTTCAGGAAGCATGGTTTCAAGTGTTCTGAAACAAACTGA
- the LOC136465480 gene encoding uncharacterized protein: MMHVRSPTPTVERTGEWQLIDPSIVNWFLNTVSESIFDIVHKPHLTAFSLWTAIEKLFLDNELQRTVYLEDELRSVQQDDISINNYRTKLKHLGDELRDIGHPIFEPSQVLNLLWGLSPRYRHLKPVITAKFSPRTFMSTRSFLILEELSEKHDAKAEALVQQQQRRRAWIRQQHGLR; encoded by the coding sequence ATGATGCACGTCCGATCACCAACACCGACGGTAGAGCGCACTGGCGAGTGGCAACTCATCGACCCCAGCATCGTCAATTGGTTCCTCAACACCGTCTCCGAGTCCATCTTCGACATCGTCCACAAGCCCCATCTCACCGCCTTCTCCTTGTGGACCGCCATCGAAAAGCTCTTCCTCGACAATGAACTCCAACGCACCGTGTACCTCGAGGACGAGCTACGCAGCGTTCAACAAGATGACATATCCATCAACAACTACCGCACCAAGCTCAAACACCTTGGCGATGAACTTCGCGACATCGGCCACCCCATCTTCGAGCCGAGCCAAGTTCTCAACCTACTCTGGGGTCTCAGCCCGCGGTACCGTCATCTCAAGCCAGTGATCACCGCCAAGTTTTCGCCCCGCACCTTCATGAGCACCAGATCATTCCTGATCCTCGAGGAGCTTAGCGAGAAACATGACGCCAAAGCTGAGGcattggtgcagcaacagcaacGCCGCCGAGCATGGATCCGGCAACAGCACGGCCTCCGCTGA